A DNA window from Altererythrobacter sp. B11 contains the following coding sequences:
- a CDS encoding O-antigen translocase: protein MTITGSTQAVGIVLSILRVKAVAVFLGPAGVGALSIYNSLQSTATAVAGLGVGNSGVREIAQAKKNESELGLVRRVLLTANLVQGTLALLAIWLFREPLARALFGRPDHDIEVGLIGVAVLLALVSSSQTALLRGMRLVGSLGRVTVLGSLVGTIGGIFAIWQFGSRGLLWFVLLQPLTAVTVAVWYVRKLPSVKDATGSVSDGWRVWKRMASLGFVFMLGGLATTGTLLIVRGGIARELGLEAAGQFAAAWGITVTYVGFLLNAMAMDYYPRLAEIAHDRPASAHLMNEQMQISLLLAGPILFLLIGFAPLAVSVLYTKEFFLAVILVQWQAVGNMLKIASWALSFSVVAAGRSKLYLLMELGFLLPYAGLIYIFLPRLGLVVAGIAFLASYAVYFTVTLRLAGKVTDFRMSRLSLRLLAAYSTVAVGLLVLSLSLPIAGGAASGLAATAGALAGGRILLGKIGPHPYASQVARVYAKCGWPIRSYHG, encoded by the coding sequence ATGACGATCACTGGCAGCACTCAAGCTGTCGGCATTGTGTTGTCCATTCTCCGCGTCAAGGCAGTGGCGGTATTCCTCGGGCCTGCTGGGGTCGGGGCGTTGAGCATTTACAATAGTCTGCAATCCACGGCGACTGCTGTTGCTGGCTTGGGCGTCGGGAATTCCGGTGTGCGCGAGATTGCCCAAGCCAAGAAGAATGAAAGCGAACTGGGCTTGGTGCGCCGTGTGTTGCTGACGGCCAATCTGGTTCAGGGCACCCTTGCTCTCCTCGCTATCTGGCTGTTTCGGGAGCCTCTGGCCCGCGCCCTCTTCGGCCGGCCAGATCACGACATCGAGGTTGGCCTGATAGGTGTAGCAGTGCTGCTCGCGCTGGTTTCAAGCTCGCAGACTGCTCTTCTACGCGGGATGCGTCTTGTGGGTAGCTTGGGGCGGGTAACCGTGCTGGGCTCTCTGGTGGGCACCATCGGTGGCATTTTCGCTATATGGCAGTTTGGCTCGCGTGGACTGCTCTGGTTTGTGCTCCTGCAGCCCTTAACTGCAGTTACCGTGGCTGTTTGGTACGTGCGCAAGTTGCCCTCGGTAAAGGATGCGACAGGTTCGGTTTCGGACGGCTGGCGCGTGTGGAAGCGAATGGCGAGTTTGGGTTTCGTGTTCATGCTGGGGGGCTTGGCCACCACTGGAACACTCCTGATCGTTCGAGGCGGGATAGCGCGCGAACTTGGTCTGGAAGCGGCAGGTCAGTTCGCGGCCGCCTGGGGCATAACGGTCACCTATGTCGGCTTCTTACTCAACGCGATGGCAATGGACTATTACCCTCGCCTAGCAGAAATCGCCCACGATCGGCCCGCGTCGGCGCATCTGATGAACGAGCAAATGCAAATCAGCCTTTTGCTCGCTGGCCCAATTCTGTTCTTATTGATTGGTTTCGCGCCGCTCGCAGTTTCAGTGCTATACACTAAGGAATTTTTTCTCGCGGTCATTCTGGTGCAATGGCAGGCCGTTGGGAACATGCTGAAGATCGCCAGCTGGGCTCTTAGTTTCTCTGTAGTAGCTGCAGGACGTTCTAAGCTCTACCTTTTAATGGAGCTTGGATTTTTGCTTCCCTATGCAGGGCTGATATACATTTTTCTTCCTCGGCTTGGCCTTGTTGTTGCAGGTATCGCGTTCCTTGCTTCCTACGCCGTCTACTTCACTGTGACGCTCAGGCTTGCAGGCAAAGTGACCGATTTCAGGATGAGCCGGCTGTCTTTGCGCCTCCTTGCGGCATACTCCACGGTCGCGGTGGGGCTCTTAGTCCTTTCCCTTTCTCTACCGATCGCTGGTGGGGCGGCATCTGGCTTGGCGGCAACGGCCGGTGCTCTGGCGGGAGGTCGTATTCTGCTCGGGAAAATCGGCCCCCATCCATACGCTTCTCAAGTCGCACGCGTATACGCAAAATGCGGCTGGCCGATCCGCAGCTATCATGGATAA
- a CDS encoding polysaccharide pyruvyl transferase family protein, whose translation MPARRMKICSRSISDILSVWHNPFRTPTVYFTNTPNVGDRLNEFILPLVSGRKILKVHGNAVSHLRAIGSVVGSAGPRSRIWGSGSIDGAIPKRPIKAKNVFAVRGPLTRGVLEAATGQRLEGIPMGDPALLMPKYYPTGADKRFAVGIVPHFSDEEEMRNMVNMLGSKDVIIINVRQNPTSFVDLIVQCDLILSSSLHGLILADAYQIPNTRILGRKKLLGGNFKFDDYYATTFGPQTPPLIAQDIASFREAVRCAPANCRVHDFRGDLKHLLDQFPEEYRSW comes from the coding sequence ATGCCCGCCCGTAGGATGAAAATTTGTTCTAGATCTATTAGTGATATATTATCCGTTTGGCATAACCCTTTCAGAACGCCAACGGTATATTTTACCAATACACCAAATGTTGGAGATCGTCTGAACGAATTTATTCTTCCTCTCGTGAGTGGCCGGAAAATTCTCAAGGTTCACGGCAATGCGGTTTCTCATCTCCGGGCAATAGGAAGTGTGGTGGGTTCCGCCGGACCGCGCAGCAGGATCTGGGGGAGTGGCTCGATCGACGGAGCGATTCCAAAGAGGCCGATCAAGGCCAAGAATGTCTTTGCCGTTCGCGGGCCGCTCACTCGAGGCGTCCTCGAGGCTGCGACAGGACAGCGCTTGGAGGGAATACCGATGGGTGACCCGGCGCTTCTGATGCCAAAATATTATCCCACCGGCGCAGACAAGAGATTCGCTGTTGGGATAGTGCCGCATTTTTCTGATGAAGAAGAGATGCGGAATATGGTGAATATGTTGGGCAGTAAAGATGTAATTATAATAAACGTTCGCCAGAATCCGACTTCATTTGTCGATCTGATTGTCCAATGTGATCTCATATTATCTTCATCTCTTCACGGCCTTATACTGGCCGACGCCTATCAAATTCCCAATACGCGGATCCTCGGGCGGAAGAAACTCCTGGGAGGGAATTTCAAATTCGATGATTATTATGCGACTACGTTTGGACCGCAGACGCCTCCTTTGATTGCCCAGGATATTGCCTCATTTCGTGAGGCTGTTCGTTGCGCGCCCGCGAACTGCCGAGTCCATGATTTTCGTGGCGATCTAAAGCATCTGCTAGACCAGTTCCCGGAAGAATATCGCTCGTGGTGA
- a CDS encoding sugar 3,4-ketoisomerase: MTPDSGTDLIRLIDLPVVSDPRGDLTFVEGETHVPFPIRRVYYLYNVPVDAERGGHAHRELEQVIFALSGSFRIKLDDGTARTEFWLRDPRKGLYVSRLVWREMDSFSQGAVCMVLASRPYEEGDYFRSHAEFVEQVRGAS, encoded by the coding sequence ATGACGCCGGATTCAGGCACAGATCTGATCCGTCTGATAGACCTGCCGGTAGTATCGGATCCTCGAGGCGATCTAACCTTCGTCGAAGGCGAGACGCACGTCCCGTTTCCTATCAGACGGGTCTACTACCTGTACAATGTGCCGGTGGACGCCGAGCGGGGAGGGCATGCACACAGGGAACTCGAACAAGTCATCTTCGCCCTTTCCGGAAGCTTCAGGATCAAGTTGGATGATGGCACGGCCAGAACGGAATTCTGGCTGCGCGATCCACGAAAAGGCTTGTACGTCAGCCGTTTGGTCTGGCGTGAAATGGACAGTTTCAGCCAAGGGGCGGTTTGCATGGTTCTCGCCTCAAGGCCGTACGAGGAAGGCGACTATTTTCGCAGCCATGCAGAGTTCGTTGAGCAAGTTCGGGGTGCTTCGTGA
- a CDS encoding FkbM family methyltransferase: MSQFFVLQRKVMGSAHALDMLPRVVRRPLGILRVLARRLRIWKDVAVELSGATPMDRRVLRRALVRAPFDVFRDLGKWRDPTVDADCMVRARGVGSFFVRARSDDLWHALPTREPAVIAAIRRLLRPGDVFVDAGANIGIYSVLAARLVGPDGRVVAFEMMPDTAEILRTHLVDNNCDNAVVIEAALWSRSGDKVTAHVSDGKYGQASISTGSGNRTTEVETIALSEALSEFDRIALIKMDLEGAELEALKGAEPLLDRVAAILFEDWGGSEVSAYLAARGFVVRRLDGKNSLAVRA, encoded by the coding sequence ATGAGCCAGTTCTTTGTGCTGCAGAGAAAAGTGATGGGTAGCGCACATGCTCTGGATATGCTGCCACGAGTTGTTCGGCGACCTCTTGGTATTCTTCGAGTTCTGGCACGACGATTGCGGATCTGGAAGGACGTTGCGGTGGAGCTGAGCGGCGCGACCCCGATGGACCGGCGTGTGTTGCGGCGCGCGCTCGTCCGGGCACCGTTCGACGTCTTTCGCGACTTGGGAAAATGGCGAGACCCCACTGTCGATGCGGATTGCATGGTCAGGGCCCGTGGGGTCGGCTCATTCTTCGTTCGGGCGCGGAGTGACGACCTGTGGCATGCACTGCCGACACGGGAGCCAGCGGTTATCGCAGCGATCCGAAGATTGCTGCGCCCAGGGGATGTGTTCGTAGACGCGGGCGCAAACATTGGAATCTATAGCGTCCTTGCGGCACGTTTGGTGGGACCGGATGGCAGGGTTGTCGCGTTCGAGATGATGCCGGACACCGCCGAAATCTTGCGCACTCACTTGGTGGATAATAACTGCGACAACGCAGTCGTTATCGAAGCCGCGCTGTGGTCGCGCAGTGGCGACAAGGTAACTGCGCATGTTTCGGACGGAAAATACGGCCAGGCGTCGATCTCGACCGGAAGCGGAAACAGGACGACGGAGGTTGAAACCATCGCACTATCCGAGGCTCTTTCGGAATTCGACCGCATCGCGCTGATAAAGATGGACCTCGAAGGTGCGGAGCTGGAGGCGCTCAAAGGAGCCGAGCCGTTGCTCGATCGGGTGGCGGCGATATTGTTTGAGGATTGGGGAGGCTCCGAAGTATCGGCTTACCTTGCAGCCCGCGGATTCGTCGTGCGCCGGCTCGACGGAAAGAACTCCCTTGCAGTGCGGGCGTGA
- a CDS encoding DegT/DnrJ/EryC1/StrS family aminotransferase: protein MNVPFLDLRAAYLELKNEIDAAVERVLDSGWYILGAEVNAFEDDWAEYCEADHCVGVANGLDALTVALRALDIGPGDEVIVPSNTFIATWLAVTAVGAVPVPVEPDPRTYNLDHEMIAEAITPRTRALLPVHLYGQPVDLDPILAIARDRGLFVIEDAAQAHGARYKGRRIGAHGDVVCWSFYPGKNLGAMGDAGAVTTNCGALAERIRIMRNYGSPQKYVHEAVGVNSRLDPIQAAILRVKLPYLDTWTRRRRDIAAIYTQELAKTDLVLPLVPAWAEPVWHLYVIRSLCRDELQNALQSAGIATLTHYPIPPHRQAAYASQPLSFGKQPLAEQLSREVLSLPIGPHVDARSSMMVSAATAQALETPMTGGG from the coding sequence GTGAACGTCCCGTTCCTCGACCTGCGGGCAGCCTATCTTGAACTGAAAAACGAGATAGACGCGGCCGTGGAGCGCGTACTGGATAGCGGTTGGTACATCCTCGGTGCAGAGGTGAACGCGTTCGAGGATGATTGGGCAGAGTATTGCGAGGCAGACCACTGCGTGGGCGTGGCCAACGGTCTGGACGCGCTCACAGTTGCGTTGCGGGCGCTAGACATCGGTCCAGGCGATGAGGTCATCGTTCCCTCGAACACCTTCATCGCCACCTGGTTGGCAGTGACTGCCGTCGGCGCTGTCCCGGTGCCGGTCGAACCCGATCCTCGAACCTATAATCTCGATCATGAGATGATCGCAGAGGCCATCACACCGCGCACGCGTGCGCTGTTGCCGGTGCATCTATACGGTCAGCCGGTCGACTTGGATCCGATACTCGCCATCGCGCGCGACCGTGGTCTTTTCGTGATCGAGGACGCGGCACAGGCACATGGCGCAAGATACAAGGGCCGGCGGATCGGTGCCCATGGGGACGTGGTGTGCTGGAGCTTCTATCCGGGCAAAAATCTCGGTGCGATGGGAGATGCAGGGGCAGTTACTACCAACTGCGGAGCGCTTGCGGAGCGCATCCGCATCATGCGAAACTATGGCAGCCCCCAGAAATACGTGCACGAGGCCGTTGGCGTGAATTCGCGCCTCGATCCGATCCAAGCGGCGATTCTGCGCGTGAAGCTGCCGTATCTTGATACTTGGACACGTCGCCGCCGGGACATCGCTGCCATCTATACTCAAGAGCTCGCGAAGACCGACTTGGTCTTGCCGCTTGTGCCAGCGTGGGCTGAGCCCGTCTGGCACCTATACGTGATACGCAGCCTTTGCCGCGACGAGTTGCAGAATGCCCTTCAGAGCGCTGGGATCGCTACGCTCACCCACTATCCGATACCGCCCCACCGGCAGGCGGCATATGCTTCGCAACCACTCTCGTTTGGCAAGCAGCCTCTCGCTGAACAACTGTCGCGCGAGGTTCTCAGCCTTCCCATAGGGCCTCATGTCGACGCAAGATCCAGTATGATGGTGAGCGCAGCCACGGCGCAGGCTCTCGAAACGCCCATGACAGGAGGCGGCTAA
- a CDS encoding GNAT family N-acetyltransferase, with translation MKGIEGVRLRLRLVEITDAQFIFSLRTNSNYNAHLSSVSGKLSEQRSWLAEYKRRETAALEYYYVIERKIDDMRCGLVRIYNIEEDAFTWGSWVLAQGKPPKAAYESAMLSFHIGFHALNRRKAVLDVRKDNERAIAFYRRFGMNQTHEDELNLYFEYLREHFDRAEPTFHEILAAGAEA, from the coding sequence ATGAAAGGGATCGAAGGTGTGCGCCTACGCCTGCGCCTCGTCGAGATTACGGACGCTCAGTTCATATTTAGCTTGAGAACGAATTCGAATTATAATGCGCATTTGTCATCTGTGAGCGGTAAATTATCAGAGCAGCGTTCCTGGCTCGCCGAATACAAGCGCCGTGAGACGGCGGCGTTGGAATATTATTATGTCATCGAGCGAAAGATCGATGACATGCGTTGTGGGCTGGTTCGGATATATAACATCGAAGAGGACGCATTCACCTGGGGAAGCTGGGTCCTCGCGCAGGGCAAACCGCCGAAGGCCGCCTACGAAAGCGCAATGCTTTCATTCCACATCGGCTTTCATGCACTGAACAGGCGAAAAGCAGTTCTCGATGTCCGCAAGGACAATGAGCGGGCGATCGCGTTCTATCGGCGCTTCGGCATGAACCAGACCCATGAGGATGAGCTGAACCTCTATTTCGAGTATCTGCGCGAACATTTCGATCGCGCTGAGCCGACGTTTCACGAAATTCTGGCGGCCGGAGCAGAGGCATGA
- a CDS encoding glycosyltransferase family 61 protein, with translation MTLHKDVIVTALGPAFAGTLPLPDTFYRYPLSVAKGAGVAVASLVRRPPKQASIEQPVAFIHSQWTRGYYHWMTESLPRALAVKAVAGDVTILLPRSYSSFHGHSLNLLGLRYAYFPSHNVRIPRGYITSCAKHFGTTAPEVLQDLRALLRKAGPQAPHRPRRLYISRRKARGRRVLNEDEILAVLSKFGFVEVVAEDLSFSEQVSLFSHCEYLIGIHGAGLTNMLCMPSGSRVIELLAKKNGLVDLRPNTLSLRYDNCYIELAEALNHTYDRLFCDHGAGKFARTGLADISVDCDALSRKVDALLDLKPSPAAGYEPVLCAAEKSDG, from the coding sequence GTGACGCTGCACAAGGATGTGATTGTGACGGCGCTGGGTCCGGCTTTCGCCGGGACGCTGCCGCTACCGGACACGTTTTACCGCTATCCCTTGTCGGTGGCTAAAGGGGCCGGTGTAGCAGTCGCCAGTTTGGTCCGGCGGCCGCCGAAACAAGCGAGTATCGAACAGCCGGTGGCATTTATTCACTCCCAGTGGACGCGCGGCTACTATCACTGGATGACAGAGTCGCTCCCACGCGCGCTTGCAGTCAAGGCAGTTGCTGGCGACGTCACTATCCTTTTACCTCGATCGTATAGTAGCTTTCACGGCCATTCTCTAAATCTTCTGGGCCTCCGTTACGCATATTTTCCTTCACACAACGTTCGAATTCCGAGGGGGTACATCACTTCTTGTGCGAAGCACTTCGGAACAACGGCACCGGAGGTGCTGCAGGACTTGCGCGCGCTCCTTAGAAAAGCTGGCCCGCAAGCCCCTCACCGGCCACGTCGACTGTACATTTCTCGCCGGAAGGCTCGCGGGCGCCGGGTATTGAATGAGGACGAAATTCTCGCTGTCCTCAGTAAATTTGGGTTTGTGGAAGTAGTGGCGGAGGATCTCTCATTTTCCGAGCAGGTGTCTCTATTCTCCCACTGTGAATACCTGATCGGCATACACGGGGCTGGGCTCACCAACATGTTGTGTATGCCTTCGGGGAGTAGGGTAATCGAGCTATTGGCAAAAAAGAATGGTCTGGTGGACCTAAGGCCAAATACGTTATCTCTGAGATACGACAATTGTTATATAGAATTGGCTGAGGCCCTCAACCACACATATGATCGCCTTTTCTGCGATCATGGTGCGGGCAAATTTGCGCGAACAGGTCTGGCCGACATCTCGGTCGATTGTGACGCACTATCTAGAAAGGTGGACGCTTTGCTCGATTTGAAGCCCAGCCCCGCTGCTGGATATGAGCCAGTTCTTTGTGCTGCAGAGAAAAGTGATGGGTAG
- a CDS encoding glycosyltransferase: protein MDKSFPAERPLVTFALMAYNQERYILEAVEGALAQTYQPLEIIASDDCSTDGTFDILRAVSRRYRGPHKLTVQRNRVNLGIAEHVNVLFEQARGRFVVLAAGDDIAVPDRTAITVRRMLQPDRPTFVETAYEAIDQDGAVLHARKGAFPSDRSVSLKDVTEGRGRNFVGAARTYNKDALLIYPGINARCPTEDSVLLLRSLLIGDGAYLGEIGVRRRSHSNNASGPDAIARMDMPRIWAQYRADIHVAQAAGVASPAQAAEVESWITVSSLRRAFRMTTLSQRLRLSVGILLSEIKSGEMMRLIVHLMKLSFMRMGGKNARP from the coding sequence ATGGATAAGAGTTTTCCGGCAGAACGTCCGCTCGTGACGTTTGCGCTCATGGCCTATAACCAGGAACGGTACATCCTGGAGGCGGTCGAGGGGGCGCTCGCTCAGACTTACCAGCCTCTCGAGATCATCGCGTCCGACGATTGCTCGACTGACGGCACATTCGATATCCTGCGGGCTGTGTCCCGACGATACCGGGGGCCGCATAAGCTCACCGTCCAGCGAAATCGCGTCAACCTCGGAATTGCGGAGCATGTCAACGTGCTGTTTGAGCAAGCGCGCGGAAGGTTCGTGGTTCTAGCCGCCGGGGATGACATCGCGGTGCCGGACCGCACAGCCATCACCGTGAGACGTATGTTGCAACCCGACCGCCCGACGTTTGTCGAGACGGCCTATGAAGCGATCGATCAGGACGGGGCGGTCCTACACGCCCGCAAAGGCGCGTTCCCATCTGACCGCAGCGTGAGTTTGAAGGACGTCACAGAGGGCCGGGGCAGGAATTTTGTGGGGGCGGCGCGAACCTACAACAAAGATGCTTTGCTGATATATCCGGGAATCAATGCCCGCTGTCCCACGGAAGACAGCGTGCTTCTCTTGCGCAGCTTGTTGATCGGAGATGGCGCCTATCTTGGCGAGATTGGGGTCAGGAGGCGCTCGCACTCGAACAATGCATCTGGCCCCGACGCTATCGCACGAATGGATATGCCCCGAATATGGGCCCAATACCGAGCTGACATTCACGTCGCGCAGGCTGCTGGGGTGGCATCGCCCGCTCAAGCCGCCGAGGTTGAGAGTTGGATCACCGTATCCTCCCTTAGGCGTGCGTTCCGCATGACCACGCTGAGCCAGCGTTTGCGGCTAAGTGTTGGAATCCTCCTAAGCGAGATAAAATCAGGTGAAATGATGCGGCTTATAGTGCATCTTATGAAGTTATCTTTTATGCGTATGGGAGGCAAAAATGCCCGCCCGTAG